A segment of the uncultured Methanobrevibacter sp. genome:
AGACATGTCTTTAGAGGAAGTAATGGAATTATTACCTGCAAGACAAAGAAGGTCTTTAAAAAGAGGATTCTTACCAAGACAACAAATTGTTTTGGATAAAATGAGAAAATTAAATAAAGAAGGAACTAAAGATGGCCGTCCTGTTGTAATCAGGACCCATTGTAGAGACATGATTGTAATACCTGAAATGGTTGGAACCACTTTCGGTATTTATGATGGTCAAAATTTTGTAGAAGTTACTATTGAACCAGAAATGATTGGTCATTACTTCGGTGAATATGCACCAACCAGAAAAAGAGTTCAACACGGAGACCCAGGTAT
Coding sequences within it:
- the rpsS gene encoding 30S ribosomal protein S19, translating into MARKIFKYKGYTLEELQDMSLEEVMELLPARQRRSLKRGFLPRQQIVLDKMRKLNKEGTKDGRPVVIRTHCRDMIVIPEMVGTTFGIYDGQNFVEVTIEPEMIGHYFGEYAPTRKRVQHGDPGMGATRSSMFVPLK